One genomic window of Mercenaria mercenaria strain notata chromosome 2, MADL_Memer_1, whole genome shotgun sequence includes the following:
- the LOC128555378 gene encoding monocarboxylate transporter 7-like, with protein MSNKEYIMTENDKYPDANCWIGFIIVCMVTMLDFGIIFTFGAMFVDMMEAFESDRSSTATVQSLLIGISLSFSVLSGALISQFGLTKATWVSSFLVPFGFLVSFFVTKIHYLYITISAISGIGIATIHVISIVVIQQMFPQRLQPICFAIHGTGVNIAGILYPLLIERLLDTYGVHGTFLILGGMFMNSFAASILLSYNTRYRKVNSRQAEKIKCSKNTRDGANSKAESDNTVSSETEHICRAEDHMLPGDKTIGNENTLSDEKDITEREDAGPELEKRTYLSVLSLLTKQYKMYIFLFLASAMCIPALNTFLGLTVDIFVWKGFSVSQALFSFVPFNVFSLFSKFIPVLAKKYLKRLSCFVLPMCFCIIGILSQLLVYVSADYITMLVGTSLVGLSLGGVFPAMLIAGAKIVSKRAWPVASGLLMTVIGVLSSGLGPVFGRLRDNNGTYTTTIITIGILQAAGALLYMLALISRKNEFTKNRLPENLPQEMSRLKEIDAERV; from the exons ATGTCAAATAAGGAATACATAATGACTGAAAA TGACAAATATCCTGATGCAAATTGCTGGATTGGTTTTATTATTGTATGCATGGTAACGATGCTAGATTTTGGCATTATATTCACTTTTGGAGCCATGTTTGTGGATATGATGGAAGCCTTTGAGTCGGACCGTTCTTCGACAGCAACAGTCCAGTCACTTCTAATTGGAATTTCCCTCAGTTTTA GTGTTTTGAGCGGCGCACTAATATCACAGTTTGGACTAACTAAGGCTACTTGGGTATCATCCTTTTTAGTACCGTTTGGATTTTTAGTATCATTTTTCGTGACAAAAATCCACTATCTGTACATCACAATTTCTGCCATATCAG GCATTGGAATAGCTACGATACACGTAATAAGTATAGTTGTAATACAACAAATGTTTCCACAACGTCTGCAACCCATATGTTTTGCTATACACGGTACTGGTGTTAATATAGCTGGAATACTTTATCCGTTGTTAATTGAGAGGCTGTTAGATACTTATGGCGTTCATGGGACCTTCCTTATACTTGGTGGAATGTTTATGAACAGTTTTGCAGCGTCTATACTATTATCATACAATACAAGGTATCGCAAAGTAAATAGTCGACAAGCTGAGAAAATAAAATGTAGTAAGAACACTCGCGATGGTGCAAATTCTAAGGCTGAATCGGACAATACCGTGTCCAGCGAAACGGAACATATATGTAGAGCAGAAGATCATATGTTACCAGGAGACAAAACAATTGGAAATGAAAATACACTTAGTGACGAAAAAGATATTACGGAACGAGAGGACGCTGGACCTGAATTGGAAAAACGTACATATTTAAGTGTCTTGTCATTATTGACAAaacagtacaaaatgtatatatttctctTCCTCGCTTCAGCCATGTGCATTCCTGCATTAAACACATTTCTTGGTTTAACAGTGGATATATTTGTCTGGAAAGGGTTTAGCGTCTCCCAGGCTTTATTTTCCTTTGTGCCGTTTAATGTGTTCAGTTTGTTCTCTAAATTTATTCCTGTACTCGCAAAGAAGTACTTAAAGCGACTCAGCTGTTTTGTTTTACCGATGTGTTTTTGTATAATTGGAATTTTAAGTCAGCTACTAGTATACGTTTCCGCTGATTATATAACAATGTTGGTTGGAACATCTCTTGTCGGCCTATCCCTTGGTGGAGTTTTTCCAGCGATGTTAATAGCAGGAGCTAAAATAGTCTCGAAACGGGCATGGCCGGTTGCTTCAGGACTCCTGATGACTGTTATAGGTGTTTTATCTTCTGGACTTGGTCCAGTTTTCG ggaGATTACGCGACAACAATGGAACATACACAACCACGATAATAACAATAGGGATACTGCAAGCAGCTGGTGCCCTGTTATACATGCTTGCTTTAATTAGTCGAAAAAATGAATTTACCAAAAACAGACTTCCAGAAAACTTACCGCAAGAAATGTCCAGACTGAAAGAAATTGATGCCGAGAGAGTATAG